A single window of Leptolyngbya ohadii IS1 DNA harbors:
- a CDS encoding MSMEG_0567/Sll0786 family nitrogen starvation N-acetyltransferase: MTAYQFKLATTPEEIAAYFALRHSIFVEEQQLFQDSDVDEIDRTAYPIIAIHPQENHSIVGVVRIYETKPGFWYGGRLGTHRDYRKGWQIGKGLIYKAVTTANTWGCEQFLATVQLQNVRFFQRLHWESLEEMTICDRPHHLMQADLNYYPPHTEARPVLPFMPQLLVSQVAS; encoded by the coding sequence ATGACTGCCTATCAATTCAAACTAGCAACCACGCCCGAAGAAATTGCCGCCTATTTTGCCCTGCGTCACTCAATCTTTGTGGAGGAACAGCAGCTTTTTCAGGACAGCGATGTTGATGAGATCGATCGCACCGCTTATCCGATCATTGCAATTCATCCCCAGGAGAATCATTCGATCGTCGGAGTGGTTCGTATCTATGAAACAAAACCGGGATTCTGGTATGGTGGACGGCTGGGAACCCATCGGGATTATCGGAAGGGCTGGCAGATTGGCAAGGGACTAATCTACAAGGCGGTGACAACGGCAAATACCTGGGGCTGCGAACAGTTTCTCGCCACGGTGCAGCTTCAGAACGTGCGATTTTTTCAGCGGCTTCACTGGGAATCTCTGGAGGAAATGACGATTTGCGATCGTCCCCATCACCTGATGCAGGCTGACCTGAACTACTACCCACCCCATACCGAAGCGCGTCCCGTTCTGCCCTTTATGCCCCAGCTCCTTGTGTCCCAGGTTGCTTCCTGA
- a CDS encoding MSMEG_0568 family radical SAM protein, which produces MNKQTLITELQSYGLKLIDPDLGASGRRGGAGPSDHKAVTIDGTTVMVPIFNSPAAQSPYSVKLNSVKLTESIAEMTLERQGEPIAPIQFPQQPQFYSLTTTDGIPYWKIALLHSRDVLATTVLQTCMRYGDAATSCQFCAIGQSLEAGRTIARKTPAQLAEVAEAAVRLDGVKQMVMTTGTPNTSDRGAAYLTECAKAIKAKVDLPIQAQCEPPDDFAWFERMRSAGVENLGMHLEAADPEIRARIMPGKASVPLSYYFDAFESAVQVFGWGQVSTYLLAGLGDSLETLLEMCDRLIQIGVYPFVVPFVPITGTPLANHPAPKTEFMFTLYERVGKMLKQSGLRSAEMKAGCAKCGACSALSTFEA; this is translated from the coding sequence ATGAATAAGCAAACGCTGATTACGGAACTTCAGTCTTACGGTCTGAAGCTGATCGATCCTGATTTGGGGGCTTCCGGTCGTCGCGGAGGGGCAGGTCCGTCTGACCACAAGGCAGTCACGATCGACGGAACGACGGTGATGGTGCCGATTTTTAACAGTCCGGCAGCGCAGTCGCCCTATAGTGTGAAGCTCAATAGCGTGAAGCTCACGGAATCCATTGCCGAGATGACCCTGGAACGGCAGGGAGAGCCGATCGCCCCAATTCAGTTTCCGCAGCAGCCGCAGTTTTATAGCCTGACCACGACAGACGGCATTCCCTACTGGAAGATTGCCCTGCTCCACAGTCGCGATGTGCTGGCAACGACCGTTTTGCAGACCTGTATGCGCTACGGCGATGCGGCAACCTCCTGTCAATTCTGTGCGATCGGACAATCCCTGGAAGCAGGCAGAACGATCGCCCGCAAAACTCCGGCTCAGCTTGCGGAAGTGGCAGAGGCAGCGGTTAGGCTGGATGGTGTGAAGCAAATGGTGATGACCACAGGAACGCCAAACACCAGCGATCGGGGAGCCGCTTATTTAACCGAATGCGCGAAGGCAATTAAAGCAAAAGTGGATCTACCAATTCAGGCGCAGTGCGAACCCCCGGACGATTTTGCCTGGTTTGAGCGAATGCGATCGGCGGGTGTTGAGAATTTGGGAATGCACTTAGAAGCAGCCGATCCGGAGATTCGGGCAAGGATTATGCCGGGAAAAGCATCCGTTCCCTTGTCTTACTACTTTGATGCGTTTGAATCAGCGGTGCAGGTATTTGGCTGGGGACAGGTTAGCACCTACCTGCTGGCAGGATTGGGTGACAGTCTGGAGACGCTTCTGGAGATGTGCGATCGATTAATCCAAATCGGCGTTTATCCGTTTGTTGTGCCGTTTGTGCCGATTACGGGAACCCCTCTCGCCAATCATCCTGCGCCGAAAACTGAGTTTATGTTCACGCTGTATGAACGGGTAGGCAAAATGCTGAAACAGTCTGGACTGCGATCGGCGGAGATGAAGGCGGGCTGTGCGAAGTGTGGGGCTTGTTCTGCGCTGTCAACGTTTGAAGCTTAA
- a CDS encoding Nit6803 family nitrilase yields MSDLRTVRAAAVQISPVLFSRDGTTEKVLQSIAQAAKEGVQIIVFPETFIPYYPYFSFVQPPVLMGKEHMRLYEEAVTIPGPVTDAVSRAARSYGMVVVLGVNERDRGSLYNTQLIFDADGTLLLKRRKITPTYHERMIWGQGDGSGLKTIDTAAGKVGALACWEHYNPLARFALMAQHEQIHCAQFPGSLVGQIFTDQIEVTIRHHALESGCFVINSTGWLSPEQVEQITSDEKLQKVLSGGCNTAIIGPEGNHLAPPITSGEGMVIADLDFSLITKRKRMMDSVGHYSRPDLLQLQMNSTARSLLKEGFSDVPSELSLPSMMPSPEFPLPLES; encoded by the coding sequence ATGAGTGATCTACGCACCGTTCGCGCCGCCGCAGTTCAGATCAGTCCCGTGCTGTTTAGTCGGGATGGTACAACCGAGAAGGTTTTGCAGTCGATCGCCCAGGCTGCAAAGGAGGGGGTTCAGATTATCGTCTTCCCAGAGACGTTTATTCCCTACTATCCCTACTTTTCCTTTGTGCAGCCGCCCGTTTTGATGGGCAAGGAGCATATGCGGCTCTACGAGGAGGCAGTGACGATTCCAGGTCCTGTCACCGATGCGGTGAGTCGGGCAGCTCGCTCCTACGGCATGGTTGTCGTGCTGGGGGTGAATGAACGCGATCGCGGGTCGCTGTACAACACGCAGCTTATTTTTGATGCGGATGGGACGCTGCTGCTGAAGCGGCGCAAAATTACACCCACCTATCACGAGCGAATGATTTGGGGACAGGGAGATGGATCGGGGCTGAAGACGATCGACACTGCCGCTGGGAAAGTGGGTGCGCTTGCCTGCTGGGAGCATTATAATCCGCTGGCACGGTTCGCGCTCATGGCACAGCACGAGCAAATTCACTGCGCTCAGTTTCCCGGTTCGCTGGTCGGGCAGATTTTCACCGATCAGATTGAAGTGACGATTCGCCACCATGCGCTGGAGTCTGGCTGTTTTGTGATCAACTCGACGGGCTGGCTATCGCCGGAACAGGTAGAGCAAATTACGTCCGATGAAAAGCTTCAGAAAGTCTTGAGCGGCGGCTGCAATACGGCAATTATTGGTCCAGAGGGCAACCATCTAGCGCCCCCAATTACCTCTGGGGAAGGCATGGTGATCGCCGACTTAGACTTTTCGCTGATTACCAAACGCAAGCGGATGATGGACTCCGTAGGACACTATTCCCGCCCAGATTTGCTGCAATTGCAGATGAATTCGACAGCGCGATCGCTCCTCAAGGAAGGATTCTCTGATGTACCGTCTGAGCTTTCTTTGCCCTCAATGATGCCGTCCCCAGAGTTTCCTTTGCCCCTGGAAAGCTGA
- a CDS encoding MSMEG_0572/Sll0783 family nitrogen starvation response protein: protein MPEVTAPAHQVGDFFVDYEEKVFPDVKADPGEKALVTFHTVAFEGSIGFVNLLQATRLLRKGFETSVLLYGPGVTLGVQRGFPKLGDAAFPGHQNFNDQLSKFMSEGGKVYACRFALQALYGHGEPSLIPGIRPINPLDVLDLILLHRKDGAFILDTWTL from the coding sequence ATGCCTGAAGTTACAGCCCCCGCTCATCAAGTTGGTGATTTCTTTGTAGATTACGAAGAGAAGGTTTTTCCCGATGTCAAAGCTGATCCCGGTGAGAAAGCGCTGGTGACGTTTCACACGGTTGCCTTTGAAGGATCGATCGGCTTTGTGAATCTGCTGCAAGCGACCCGTCTGCTGCGGAAAGGCTTTGAAACCTCAGTGCTGCTCTACGGTCCAGGCGTAACGCTGGGTGTGCAGCGCGGCTTCCCGAAACTGGGCGATGCGGCTTTTCCGGGACACCAGAATTTTAACGACCAGCTCAGCAAGTTTATGTCTGAGGGTGGCAAAGTTTATGCCTGCCGCTTTGCGCTGCAAGCCCTGTACGGACACGGTGAGCCGTCCCTAATTCCGGGAATTCGTCCGATCAATCCGCTGGACGTGCTGGATTTGATTTTGCTGCACCGCAAGGATGGCGCGTTCATTCTGGACACCTGGACACTCTAA
- a CDS encoding MSMEG_0569 family flavin-dependent oxidoreductase yields MNSHYSVIIIGGGQAGLSMSYCLKERRIDHIVFEKNQIGYAWREKRWDSFCLVTPNWQCQLPGYPYPGNDPQGFMQKDEIVEYIQSYAASFDPPVREGVEVLRLRRNETHSHFEVTTTSGEFTADQVVIAVGGYHQPRIPRLSERLPQSIVQLHSSEYRNAQSLPEGAVLVVGTGQSGCQIAEDLHLAGRQVHLCVGGAPRSPRRYRGKDVVDWLDQMGYYDLSIDDHPQKEKVRAKANHYVTGRDGGREIDLRQFALEGMQLHGRLQQVTDTTLEFQSDLKQNLDQADAVAESIKATIDSFIAKNQIEAPIDPPYQPVWEPSEADEPIDFVQANIRTVIWCTGYESDFRWVEVPVFDGKGYPVHQRGITAVWGLYFLGLPWLYTWGSGRFSGVARDAQYLADYSVARKRVSDTHAWSVVNEFLLGS; encoded by the coding sequence ATGAACAGCCACTATTCAGTGATTATTATCGGGGGAGGACAGGCAGGGTTGTCGATGAGCTACTGCCTGAAGGAGCGGCGGATAGACCACATTGTCTTTGAGAAGAATCAGATTGGCTATGCGTGGCGGGAAAAGCGGTGGGACAGTTTTTGTCTGGTGACACCGAACTGGCAGTGCCAGCTTCCGGGCTATCCCTATCCGGGCAACGATCCGCAGGGCTTTATGCAAAAGGACGAGATCGTGGAGTACATTCAGTCCTATGCTGCCTCCTTTGATCCACCCGTTCGCGAAGGGGTAGAGGTGCTGCGGCTACGACGAAATGAAACTCATAGCCACTTTGAAGTCACAACGACGAGCGGCGAATTTACGGCAGACCAGGTCGTGATTGCAGTTGGAGGCTATCATCAACCCCGAATTCCGCGTTTGTCGGAGCGGTTACCTCAGTCGATCGTGCAGCTTCACTCCTCGGAGTACAGAAATGCTCAATCTCTCCCAGAAGGGGCGGTGCTGGTCGTGGGGACGGGACAATCCGGTTGCCAGATTGCGGAGGATTTGCATTTAGCAGGTCGGCAAGTGCATCTCTGTGTGGGTGGCGCACCCCGATCGCCCCGACGCTATCGCGGCAAGGATGTGGTGGACTGGCTGGATCAGATGGGCTATTACGATTTGTCGATCGACGATCATCCCCAGAAAGAGAAGGTGCGGGCAAAGGCAAATCACTATGTCACCGGACGGGATGGCGGACGCGAAATCGATCTGCGCCAGTTTGCTTTGGAGGGAATGCAGCTTCATGGCAGACTTCAGCAGGTTACAGACACCACTCTGGAATTTCAGTCCGACCTGAAGCAAAATCTGGATCAGGCAGATGCCGTTGCCGAAAGCATCAAAGCGACGATCGATTCTTTTATTGCCAAAAACCAGATTGAAGCCCCGATCGATCCCCCCTACCAGCCCGTTTGGGAGCCGAGTGAAGCAGATGAGCCGATCGACTTTGTGCAGGCAAATATTCGCACTGTGATCTGGTGTACGGGCTATGAGTCAGATTTTCGCTGGGTAGAGGTGCCCGTGTTTGACGGCAAAGGCTATCCCGTACATCAGCGAGGTATTACTGCCGTTTGGGGACTGTATTTTCTGGGACTACCCTGGCTTTATACCTGGGGGTCTGGCAGATTTTCGGGTGTTGCGCGGGATGCCCAGTATCTCGCCGATTACTCGGTGGCACGTAAGCGTGTTTCCGATACCCATGCCTGGAGCGTAGTGAATGAATTTTTATTGGGGTCATAG
- a CDS encoding helix-turn-helix transcriptional regulator encodes MSILPGKLLDATRILFDLQQANEIAQSFSGCLEPESIARCVTEGIVDRFHCAFARIWLLESDQAMLRLVASSGMYTRTDGFFARVPMGAYKVGKIAQNRISFLSNNLAAEPWVGNRDWAVANQIRGFAGYPLVIGNRVIGVLAMFSRHALEPEFLEVLQTLCTIATIALDTAMQCQKEKQSWQMGTSSRPPALANQFLSDQLAEILTETRLTLVGTEESLSLSKNYLFLKTAEILKPLRCAYGRLIYSDTETILEAIVPGLPASPGCADSGVESSLRDVRSIAIGLGGIVQASPTPDQRGIQITLSLPHRNQPIDHQPIDHQPISSNTTGRSRLRLQIHCLSPALQFAFTHLAQTAKLTVCEAPENAADIPILTDNLSLATDDRPILWVQHQSRFSHTASRASLWNNIRARLDLSIQPDQLCAAVEAVMQGQTWGMESITPSLSDRELEILSFLTQGFRDRDIADRLIISESTVKFHLNNAMTKLKARTRYQAIYQAIEQGWI; translated from the coding sequence ATGTCTATCCTTCCCGGCAAGCTGCTTGACGCGACGCGTATTCTGTTTGATTTGCAGCAAGCCAACGAGATCGCCCAGTCCTTTTCGGGCTGTCTGGAGCCAGAGTCGATCGCCCGCTGCGTTACGGAAGGAATTGTCGATCGGTTTCACTGTGCCTTTGCGCGGATCTGGCTGCTCGAATCGGATCAGGCGATGCTGCGGCTGGTTGCGTCGTCGGGAATGTACACCCGCACGGATGGTTTTTTTGCGCGAGTGCCAATGGGGGCATACAAGGTTGGCAAAATTGCCCAGAATCGGATTTCTTTCCTGAGCAATAATTTAGCGGCAGAACCGTGGGTTGGGAATCGTGACTGGGCAGTGGCAAACCAGATTCGCGGCTTTGCAGGCTATCCACTGGTGATTGGGAATCGGGTAATCGGGGTGCTGGCAATGTTCAGCCGTCATGCCCTGGAGCCAGAATTTCTGGAAGTGCTGCAAACCCTCTGCACGATCGCCACGATCGCCCTCGATACTGCGATGCAATGTCAGAAAGAGAAGCAGTCCTGGCAGATGGGAACTTCCAGCCGTCCGCCTGCCCTAGCCAACCAGTTTCTCTCCGATCAGCTTGCAGAAATTCTCACCGAGACGCGACTGACGCTGGTCGGTACGGAAGAATCTCTTTCCCTTTCCAAAAACTACCTGTTTCTTAAAACCGCTGAGATTTTAAAGCCGCTGCGCTGCGCCTATGGTCGGCTCATCTATAGCGACACCGAAACGATTCTGGAGGCGATCGTTCCTGGTTTACCCGCCTCTCCTGGCTGCGCCGATTCTGGGGTAGAGAGCAGTTTACGGGATGTGCGATCGATTGCGATCGGTTTGGGAGGAATCGTGCAAGCCTCCCCCACGCCCGACCAGCGAGGAATTCAAATCACGCTTAGCCTGCCCCATCGAAATCAGCCAATCGATCATCAGCCAATTGATCATCAGCCAATTTCTTCAAATACGACGGGACGATCGAGACTGCGGCTCCAGATCCATTGTCTTTCGCCTGCCCTTCAGTTTGCCTTTACCCACCTGGCACAGACAGCCAAATTAACCGTTTGCGAAGCCCCAGAGAATGCAGCAGATATCCCAATCCTCACCGACAACTTGAGTTTAGCGACCGACGATCGCCCCATTCTTTGGGTACAGCATCAGTCCCGATTCTCCCATACAGCCAGCAGAGCGTCCCTGTGGAACAATATTCGGGCAAGGCTAGACCTATCGATTCAGCCCGATCAGCTTTGTGCAGCCGTGGAAGCCGTCATGCAGGGGCAAACCTGGGGTATGGAATCAATCACTCCGTCTCTGTCGGATCGCGAACTGGAAATTTTATCGTTCCTCACTCAAGGATTCCGCGATCGCGATATTGCCGATCGGCTGATTATTAGCGAGAGTACGGTCAAGTTCCATCTCAACAACGCCATGACCAAGCTGAAGGCACGGACAAGGTATCAGGCAATTTATCAGGCGATCGAGCAGGGATGGATTTAG
- a CDS encoding RsmB/NOP family class I SAM-dependent RNA methyltransferase, which translates to MEASKLLIKFSQKLWVDVEQQRQFVEALTHPRSFSPCILWTKPRPEEIPFPVEAALPWQAEFIDRLAVGQKPGQHSLHEAGYFYCLDFSSVFAATPLLTIDAPVRFVADLCASPGGKSIFAWTALKPKLLLSNEVIGKRIGALLSNLKRCEVQPAIVSNLDPEVLGEEIPQTADVVLVDAPCTGQSLLAKGGKAPGCFHPVSINKNANRQKRIIANSARVVRSGGYLLYMTCAYSPEENEQVCEWFLDKFPQFEPIRVDALANYQSHLVEFPCYRMFPQTELGAGAFSALFRNTGEPEQDLEQDLERDLEREMDDRLNEFLQRPRLISIGSSLHLES; encoded by the coding sequence ATGGAAGCGTCTAAGTTGCTGATTAAATTTAGCCAAAAGCTCTGGGTAGATGTGGAGCAGCAGCGGCAGTTTGTGGAGGCGTTGACCCATCCGCGATCGTTTTCTCCCTGTATTCTGTGGACGAAGCCTCGTCCGGAGGAGATTCCGTTTCCCGTGGAAGCAGCTTTACCTTGGCAGGCAGAATTTATCGATCGATTAGCGGTGGGACAGAAGCCGGGACAGCATTCGCTCCATGAGGCAGGCTATTTTTACTGTCTGGATTTCTCTTCGGTGTTTGCGGCGACGCCGTTGCTAACGATCGATGCTCCAGTGCGTTTTGTTGCGGATCTGTGTGCTTCTCCGGGTGGAAAAAGCATCTTTGCCTGGACTGCCCTGAAGCCAAAACTGCTGCTGTCTAATGAGGTGATTGGCAAACGGATTGGGGCGCTGCTGTCGAACCTGAAGCGATGTGAGGTTCAGCCTGCGATCGTTTCTAACTTAGATCCGGAGGTGCTGGGAGAGGAGATTCCGCAAACGGCAGATGTCGTGTTAGTCGATGCTCCCTGTACGGGGCAATCTCTGCTGGCAAAGGGCGGTAAGGCTCCGGGCTGTTTTCATCCGGTGAGCATTAATAAAAATGCCAATCGGCAGAAGCGAATTATTGCAAACTCGGCGCGGGTGGTGCGATCGGGCGGATATCTGCTGTATATGACCTGCGCCTACTCGCCGGAGGAGAATGAACAGGTTTGCGAATGGTTTCTGGATAAGTTTCCGCAGTTTGAGCCAATTCGCGTCGATGCTCTGGCAAACTATCAGTCTCATCTGGTTGAATTTCCCTGCTACCGGATGTTTCCGCAAACTGAACTGGGGGCGGGTGCCTTTAGTGCCCTGTTTCGGAACACGGGTGAGCCAGAACAAGATTTAGAACAGGATTTAGAACGGGATTTAGAACGAGAAATGGACGATCGACTGAACGAGTTTCTTCAGCGTCCGAGGTTGATTTCGATCGGATCGTCACTACATCTTGAATCGTAG
- the mnmH gene encoding tRNA 2-selenouridine(34) synthase MnmH produces MQVLNTIDFLASPGVLLDVRSPGEYEQGHIPGAVSFPLFTNEERAQVGTCYKQEGRDAAVELGFQLAGPKFAEFIATAKQLAPNRQVRLHCWRGGMRSEAVAWVLRMAGFQGVTLKGGYKAFRNWALRTFEQPKPIVILGGMTGTGKTDVLLALREQGAQVLDLEAIASHRGSSYGSLGLPPQPTNEQFENEIAVQWASFHADSPIWIEAESKRIGTCRIPESLFQQMDRAEVLEIVRPRSERLALLVGVYGTADREALVTATERIRKRLGGLRTQQAVDLIRQGQLSEGFGIVLEYYDKTYTYDLERREVVIHPIEVAGLSADRAAVKLLEALRELQSKPIFVG; encoded by the coding sequence ATGCAAGTGCTAAACACGATCGATTTTTTGGCTAGTCCGGGTGTACTGCTGGATGTCCGGAGTCCGGGGGAGTATGAGCAGGGACACATTCCGGGAGCCGTAAGCTTTCCTCTGTTTACAAATGAGGAGCGGGCGCAGGTCGGGACTTGCTACAAGCAGGAAGGACGGGATGCTGCCGTTGAGCTGGGCTTTCAGCTTGCTGGACCCAAATTTGCGGAATTTATTGCGACGGCAAAACAGCTTGCTCCCAATCGTCAGGTACGGCTTCACTGCTGGCGGGGCGGAATGCGAAGTGAGGCAGTTGCGTGGGTGCTGCGGATGGCGGGCTTTCAGGGGGTGACGCTAAAGGGCGGCTACAAGGCGTTTCGCAACTGGGCATTAAGGACGTTTGAGCAGCCTAAACCGATCGTGATTCTGGGCGGCATGACCGGAACCGGAAAAACCGATGTGCTGCTGGCACTTAGAGAACAGGGGGCACAGGTTTTAGACCTGGAAGCGATCGCCAGTCACCGGGGCAGCAGCTATGGTTCTCTAGGACTGCCTCCCCAACCCACCAACGAACAGTTTGAGAACGAGATTGCCGTACAGTGGGCAAGCTTTCACGCCGATTCCCCCATCTGGATCGAAGCTGAGAGTAAGCGAATTGGAACTTGCCGCATTCCAGAGTCGCTGTTTCAGCAGATGGATCGGGCTGAGGTACTGGAGATTGTTCGTCCGCGATCGGAACGACTGGCACTGCTGGTTGGAGTTTATGGGACTGCGGATCGGGAAGCCCTAGTGACAGCAACGGAGCGGATTCGTAAACGGCTGGGAGGGCTGCGAACCCAGCAGGCGGTGGATCTGATTCGGCAGGGTCAGCTGAGCGAGGGGTTTGGCATTGTGCTGGAATACTATGACAAGACCTACACCTATGACCTGGAACGGCGAGAGGTGGTGATTCATCCGATCGAGGTGGCAGGACTTTCGGCTGACCGGGCTGCGGTGAAGCTGCTGGAGGCATTGCGGGAATTGCAGTCTAAGCCGATTTTTGTGGGTTAG
- the psb32 gene encoding photosystem II repair protein Psb32: MRQLHSRILPRIPVRSTCRCVSRHSAMRSPLVLWQSRSIWLTLISLVLMLQVWLISPGSAAATGVYSMPSLGAGEQTWVIDQAGVMSRATRGEISTELADLAAKTGNEVRFVTIHRLDYGETIDSFTKQLFEKWFPTAEEQANQTLLVLDNVTNSTAIRTGTEAQSLLTSEAAESVAQETVMVPLRNGNKYNQAFLDASDRLAAVLSGEADPGPPVVETAIQTEGTFARAEETDDRSATVIVVALLAAATIIPMATYYIYQAIQS, encoded by the coding sequence ATGAGACAGTTGCACTCTCGGATTTTGCCACGGATTCCGGTTCGCTCGACTTGTCGCTGCGTTTCGCGTCATAGTGCGATGCGATCGCCCTTGGTGCTGTGGCAAAGCCGTTCGATTTGGCTAACCCTGATTTCGTTGGTGTTGATGCTTCAGGTTTGGCTGATTTCTCCTGGTTCAGCGGCTGCAACTGGCGTTTACAGTATGCCGTCTCTGGGTGCCGGGGAGCAAACCTGGGTGATTGACCAGGCGGGCGTTATGAGTCGGGCAACGCGAGGTGAGATCAGCACTGAGCTGGCGGATCTGGCAGCCAAGACTGGAAATGAAGTCCGCTTTGTCACGATTCATCGCCTGGACTACGGCGAGACGATCGACTCCTTCACGAAGCAGCTTTTCGAGAAGTGGTTCCCCACCGCAGAAGAGCAGGCAAATCAAACTCTGCTTGTTCTAGATAACGTAACGAACAGCACTGCGATTCGGACTGGAACGGAGGCTCAGTCTCTTCTAACGTCCGAAGCCGCTGAGAGCGTCGCCCAGGAAACAGTCATGGTTCCCCTGCGGAACGGTAACAAATATAACCAGGCGTTCCTTGATGCAAGCGATCGCCTGGCGGCAGTTTTGTCGGGTGAAGCTGATCCGGGTCCGCCTGTGGTGGAAACCGCCATCCAAACGGAGGGTACTTTTGCCCGCGCCGAGGAAACGGACGATCGGAGTGCCACGGTCATTGTGGTTGCGCTGCTAGCGGCTGCGACGATTATTCCAATGGCGACCTATTACATCTACCAGGCGATCCAGTCCTGA
- a CDS encoding DUF3038 domain-containing protein, with the protein MPPTAKPSSKPTWADLELVDMPEPDQLDNIKAQLDLVLLALESLANIGSEEVLRVAAELNLSDVVADRVSLWRLRQSSPLRRGQGRKRLDVEEARSLVMIICRLANEHQELIRRAVALLEQLTEQNQPPHHAALLGDYIDTFSNAYQERMEDEATPDDLTHLSLKLLIDLLFYSAPNGSRRLWMALLDRSAQQPKADRSKP; encoded by the coding sequence ATGCCCCCCACTGCCAAACCCTCCTCGAAGCCAACCTGGGCAGATCTGGAACTGGTCGATATGCCAGAACCCGATCAGCTTGACAACATCAAAGCACAGCTTGATCTGGTGCTACTGGCACTGGAATCGCTAGCAAACATTGGTTCAGAGGAGGTGCTGCGAGTTGCCGCCGAACTGAACCTGAGTGATGTAGTTGCCGATCGGGTATCGCTCTGGCGCTTACGTCAATCTAGCCCCCTGCGGCGAGGACAGGGACGCAAACGGCTCGATGTGGAGGAAGCTCGATCGCTGGTTATGATCATCTGTCGCTTAGCAAACGAGCATCAAGAACTGATTCGCCGCGCCGTTGCCCTGCTGGAACAGCTCACGGAGCAAAACCAGCCACCCCACCACGCTGCCCTACTGGGAGACTATATTGATACCTTTAGCAACGCCTACCAGGAACGCATGGAGGACGAAGCCACCCCAGACGACCTCACCCATCTCTCCCTCAAACTCCTGATCGATCTCCTGTTTTACAGCGCCCCCAACGGTTCCCGTCGCCTCTGGATGGCACTCCTCGACCGCTCCGCGCAACAGCCAAAGGCGGATCGCTCCAAACCCTGA